One Amycolatopsis thermophila DNA segment encodes these proteins:
- the cobM gene encoding precorrin-4 C(11)-methyltransferase produces the protein MTVFFIGAGPGAADLITVRGRDLLARCAVCLYPGSLTPPDLLAHCPADARKIDTADLSLDRIVGELVAADRAGHDVARLCSGDPSIYSAVAEQMRRLDAAGVAYQVVPGVPAFAAAAAELGRELTVPTVGQSLVITRVQARSTAMPPGETLATFAASGTTLAVHLAINRIEQVVAELLPHYGADCPVAVVHRASQPGQHILRGVLSGIAEDVRAAGIDRAAVIFVGRVLAAGNFPDSYLYSAARDRSAKLRPR, from the coding sequence ATGACGGTGTTCTTCATCGGTGCCGGCCCCGGCGCGGCGGACCTCATCACCGTGCGCGGGCGCGACCTGCTCGCGCGCTGCGCGGTGTGCCTCTACCCGGGCAGCCTCACCCCGCCCGACCTGCTCGCCCACTGCCCCGCCGACGCGCGCAAGATCGACACCGCGGACCTGTCGCTGGACCGGATCGTCGGCGAGCTGGTCGCCGCGGACCGGGCGGGGCACGACGTCGCCCGCCTGTGCTCGGGTGACCCGTCGATCTACAGCGCGGTGGCCGAGCAGATGCGCCGGCTGGACGCGGCGGGCGTGGCCTACCAGGTGGTGCCCGGGGTGCCGGCCTTCGCGGCGGCGGCCGCGGAGCTGGGACGCGAGCTGACGGTGCCGACGGTCGGGCAGAGCCTGGTCATCACGCGCGTCCAGGCGCGCTCGACGGCCATGCCGCCCGGCGAAACGCTGGCCACCTTCGCGGCGAGCGGCACGACGCTGGCGGTGCACCTGGCGATCAACCGGATCGAGCAGGTGGTCGCCGAACTGCTCCCGCACTACGGCGCGGACTGCCCGGTGGCCGTGGTGCACCGCGCGAGCCAGCCGGGACAGCACATCCTGCGCGGCGTCCTGTCCGGTATCGCCGAGGACGTGCGGGCCGCCGGAATCGACCGCGCGGCGGTGATCTTCGTCGGGCGCGTCCTCGCGGCGGGCAACTTCCCGGACAGCTACCTGTACTCGGCGGCGCGGGACCGCTCGGCGAAACTCAGGCCCCGCTGA
- a CDS encoding precorrin-3B synthase, producing MALPARVRADACPGVFATHDAADGALARVRLPGGRLSAAQAGVLASCAEDLGDGSVHLTSRGNIQLRGLAPDTGELVARLSSAGLLPAPSHERVRNYLASPLSGLSGGLLDVRETVFELDRAVCARPELAGLPGRFLFALDDGRGDVAGEDADVCWRAVDSSVGAVLLAGRDTGERVPIGEAVDVLVRKALWFLEVRGGAWRVRELDLPAGPRLPTSPGVPIGPFTRDDGLTGVCGAPVLGQLPAADLRALGEIVVTPWRSVVVPLGTEAPGLVTDPDAPGLGVSACIGRPGCAKSLADVRADARAVMSRVPAGVRMHFSGCERRCGRPHEPHVDMLAGSEEYQKGMP from the coding sequence ATGGCTCTCCCCGCACGTGTCCGCGCCGATGCGTGCCCGGGTGTGTTCGCCACGCACGACGCCGCCGACGGCGCCCTCGCCCGGGTGCGGCTGCCCGGCGGACGGCTGAGCGCCGCGCAGGCCGGTGTGCTGGCTTCCTGCGCCGAGGACCTGGGCGACGGCTCGGTCCACCTGACCTCGCGGGGCAACATCCAGCTCCGCGGCCTGGCCCCGGACACCGGCGAGCTGGTCGCGCGGCTGTCGTCGGCCGGGCTGCTGCCCGCGCCGTCGCACGAGCGGGTGCGCAACTACCTCGCCTCGCCGCTCAGCGGGCTCAGCGGCGGGCTGCTCGACGTGCGGGAGACGGTGTTCGAGCTGGACCGCGCGGTCTGCGCGCGGCCCGAACTGGCCGGGTTGCCGGGCCGGTTCCTGTTCGCGCTGGACGACGGCCGGGGCGACGTCGCGGGCGAGGACGCCGACGTGTGCTGGCGGGCGGTGGACTCGTCGGTGGGTGCGGTGCTGCTCGCGGGCCGGGATACCGGCGAGCGGGTGCCCATCGGCGAGGCCGTCGACGTGCTCGTGCGGAAGGCGTTGTGGTTCCTCGAGGTTCGGGGCGGTGCGTGGCGGGTCCGTGAGCTCGACCTGCCCGCGGGGCCGCGCTTGCCCACATCGCCGGGAGTGCCGATCGGGCCGTTCACGCGGGACGACGGGCTGACCGGTGTGTGCGGGGCGCCGGTGCTGGGGCAGCTGCCCGCGGCGGATCTGCGGGCACTGGGGGAGATCGTCGTGACGCCGTGGCGGTCGGTCGTCGTGCCGCTCGGCACCGAGGCGCCGGGGCTGGTGACCGATCCGGACGCGCCGGGACTGGGCGTCAGCGCGTGCATCGGGCGGCCGGGCTGCGCGAAGTCGCTCGCCGACGTCCGCGCCGACGCGCGAGCGGTGATGAGCCGCGTGCCCGCCGGCGTGCGGATGCACTTCTCCGGGTGCGAGCGGCGGTGCGGGCGCCCGCACGAACCGCACGTGGACATGCTCGCGGGCAGCGAGGAATACCAGAAGGGAATGCCGTGA
- the bluB gene encoding 5,6-dimethylbenzimidazole synthase: MSEEFYEVLRRRRDVRAEFTGEPIDDDVLARVLGAAHSAPSVGLTQPWDFVLVESTRTRTAFRDHVLAEREVFAASLSEERRATFAPIKIEGILSSSLGIVVTYDEGRGAPDVLGRHAIADAGLYSVCLAIQNLWLAATAEGLGVGWVSFYREEFLRDLLGIPAGVRPVAWLCVGPVSRLQDIPDLERHGWRNRRPLAAATHRERFRTPPSPSERDEAPR; this comes from the coding sequence ATGAGCGAAGAGTTCTACGAGGTCCTGCGGCGACGCCGGGACGTGCGCGCGGAGTTCACCGGGGAGCCCATCGACGACGACGTCCTCGCCCGCGTGCTCGGGGCCGCGCACTCCGCGCCGAGCGTCGGCCTCACCCAGCCGTGGGATTTCGTGCTCGTGGAAAGCACCCGGACGCGCACCGCGTTCCGCGACCACGTGCTCGCCGAGCGCGAGGTGTTCGCCGCGTCGCTGTCCGAGGAACGCCGCGCGACCTTCGCGCCGATCAAGATCGAGGGCATCCTGTCGTCCTCCCTCGGCATCGTGGTGACCTACGACGAGGGCCGCGGCGCGCCGGACGTGCTGGGACGGCACGCGATCGCCGACGCGGGCCTGTACTCGGTGTGCCTGGCGATCCAGAACCTGTGGCTGGCCGCCACCGCGGAGGGGCTGGGCGTGGGCTGGGTCAGCTTCTACCGCGAGGAGTTCCTGCGCGACCTCCTCGGGATCCCGGCCGGTGTCCGGCCCGTCGCGTGGCTGTGCGTCGGACCGGTGAGCCGGTTGCAGGACATTCCGGACCTCGAACGCCACGGCTGGCGAAATCGCCGCCCGCTCGCCGCGGCGACCCACCGCGAACGTTTCCGGACACCCCCATCCCCGAGCGAGCGCGACGAAGCACCGCGATAG
- a CDS encoding ABC transporter ATP-binding protein, whose protein sequence is MRQVATRPPGPPGARPVLDVRDLRMRYGTNDVLNGVTFTAAPGEVLALLGPNGAGKTTTIEILEGFRMRSAGEVSVLGTDPARGDETWRSRLGIVLQSWRDHGKWRVRELLAHFGSYYAEHRRPWHVDELVAAVGLTPHAHKKVGQLSGGQRRRLDVAIGIVGRPELLFLDEPTAGFDPEARREFHDLVHRLADESDTTILLTTHDLDEAEKLADRILILAGGTIIANGSAEALSREMSTGAEVRWTRDGQRYVHATTGATRYVRELFAQYGEEIEDLEVRRASLEDTYMALLRKFEGGVR, encoded by the coding sequence ATGAGGCAGGTCGCGACGAGACCACCCGGACCGCCGGGCGCCCGGCCGGTGCTGGACGTCCGCGACCTCCGCATGCGGTACGGCACGAACGACGTGCTCAACGGCGTCACGTTCACGGCGGCGCCCGGCGAGGTGCTGGCGCTGCTCGGCCCGAACGGCGCGGGCAAGACGACGACCATCGAGATCCTGGAAGGGTTCCGGATGCGCTCGGCCGGCGAGGTCAGCGTGCTCGGCACCGACCCGGCCCGCGGTGACGAGACCTGGCGCTCCCGCCTGGGCATCGTGCTGCAGTCGTGGCGCGACCACGGCAAGTGGCGCGTCCGGGAGCTGCTGGCCCACTTCGGCTCCTACTACGCCGAGCACCGGCGGCCGTGGCACGTCGACGAACTGGTCGCCGCGGTCGGCCTCACGCCGCACGCGCACAAGAAGGTCGGGCAGCTCTCCGGCGGTCAGCGGCGCCGGCTGGACGTGGCGATCGGCATCGTCGGGCGCCCCGAGCTGCTGTTCCTGGACGAGCCGACCGCCGGGTTCGACCCGGAGGCGCGCCGCGAGTTCCACGACCTGGTGCACCGGCTGGCCGACGAGTCCGACACCACGATCCTGCTCACCACGCACGACCTCGACGAGGCCGAGAAGCTCGCCGACCGGATCCTCATCCTCGCGGGCGGCACGATCATCGCGAACGGCTCGGCCGAGGCGCTCAGCCGGGAGATGTCCACCGGCGCCGAGGTGCGCTGGACCCGCGACGGGCAGCGCTACGTGCACGCGACCACCGGGGCGACCAGGTACGTGCGCGAGCTGTTCGCCCAGTACGGCGAGGAGATCGAGGACCTGGAGGTGCGCCGGGCGAGCCTGGAGGACACCTACATGGCGCTGCTGCGCAAGTTCGAGGGAGGTGTCCGATGA
- a CDS encoding precorrin-2 C(20)-methyltransferase, protein MKTGKLWGVGLGPGDPELMTVKAARLIGEADVIAYHCARHGRSIARSVAEPYLREGQIEERLMYPVTTEGTDHPGGYEGAIAEFYELSAKRLAEHLDAGRDVVLLCEGDPFFFGSYMYMHERLTDRYEAEAVPGVTSVSAASAVLGKPLVQRDEVLTVLPGTLPAPELARRLADTQAAAVMKLGRTFSSVREALAESGRLDEAYYVERATWSNQRVEPFASVDPSTVPYFSLALVPSPAYASRKEPAAVEQAAPSDGGEVVVVGLGPAGPEWLTPEASSALAEAEHIVGYGPYVAKVPQRAGQVRHASGNRVEADRARHALELAASGARVAVVSSGDPGVFAMASAVLEQAAQLEEPVPVRVIPGVTAASAAAARAGAPLGHDYCVLSLSDRLKPWDVIARRLEAAGAADLVVALYNPASKTRTSQLAQAREILVRHRPVETPVVVARDVGGPEESVLVTTLGEFDPAAVDMRCLVIVGSSRTRVDHGFVWTPRSY, encoded by the coding sequence ATGAAGACGGGCAAGCTCTGGGGCGTCGGACTCGGCCCGGGGGACCCGGAGCTGATGACGGTCAAGGCGGCGCGGCTGATCGGCGAGGCGGACGTGATCGCCTACCACTGCGCCCGGCACGGGCGCAGCATCGCGCGGTCGGTGGCCGAACCGTACCTGCGCGAGGGCCAGATCGAGGAACGGCTCATGTACCCGGTGACGACCGAGGGCACCGACCACCCGGGCGGGTACGAGGGCGCGATCGCCGAGTTCTACGAGCTGAGCGCGAAACGGCTCGCCGAGCACCTGGACGCCGGACGCGACGTCGTGCTGCTGTGCGAGGGCGACCCGTTCTTCTTCGGCTCGTACATGTACATGCACGAGCGGTTGACCGACCGGTACGAGGCCGAGGCGGTGCCCGGGGTGACGTCGGTGTCGGCGGCCTCGGCGGTGCTGGGCAAGCCGTTGGTGCAGCGGGACGAGGTGCTGACGGTGCTGCCGGGGACACTGCCCGCGCCGGAACTCGCGCGGCGGCTCGCGGACACGCAGGCCGCGGCCGTGATGAAGCTGGGCCGCACGTTCTCGTCGGTGCGCGAGGCGCTGGCCGAGTCGGGGCGGCTGGACGAGGCCTACTACGTCGAGCGGGCGACCTGGTCGAACCAGCGGGTGGAGCCGTTCGCTTCGGTCGATCCGTCGACGGTGCCCTACTTCTCGCTCGCGCTGGTGCCGAGCCCGGCGTATGCGTCGCGGAAGGAGCCCGCCGCTGTCGAGCAGGCCGCCCCGTCGGATGGCGGCGAGGTGGTGGTCGTCGGGCTCGGGCCGGCGGGACCGGAGTGGCTGACGCCCGAGGCGTCTTCGGCATTGGCCGAGGCGGAGCACATCGTCGGGTACGGGCCCTACGTGGCGAAGGTTCCGCAGCGGGCGGGGCAGGTGCGGCACGCGTCGGGGAACCGGGTCGAGGCCGACCGGGCGCGGCACGCTCTGGAGCTGGCCGCATCCGGTGCGCGGGTGGCGGTGGTGTCGTCCGGGGATCCCGGGGTGTTCGCGATGGCGTCCGCGGTTCTGGAGCAGGCGGCCCAGCTGGAGGAGCCCGTGCCGGTGCGGGTGATCCCCGGCGTGACGGCGGCTTCGGCGGCGGCGGCGCGCGCCGGGGCGCCGCTGGGGCACGACTACTGCGTGCTGTCGTTGTCGGACCGGCTGAAGCCGTGGGACGTCATCGCGCGCCGGCTCGAGGCGGCCGGGGCCGCGGATCTGGTGGTGGCCCTGTACAACCCGGCTTCGAAGACGCGGACTTCGCAGCTGGCGCAGGCGCGCGAAATTCTGGTGCGGCACCGTCCCGTGGAGACGCCGGTCGTGGTGGCGCGCGATGTCGGCGGTCCGGAGGAGTCGGTGCTGGTGACGACTCTCGGGGAGTTCGATCCCGCTGCGGTCGATATGCGGTGCCTGGTGATCGTGGGGTCGTCGCGTACGCGGGTGGATCACGGGTTCGTCTGGACGCCCCGGTCGTATTGA
- a CDS encoding precorrin-8X methylmutase, with product MIDYIRDGAEIYRHSFATIREEADLAILPEDLEPVAVRMIHSCGMVDLVDDLAYSLDLVDSARAALRDGAPVLCDAQMIASGVTQKRLPASNEILCTLSDERVPALAERMGTTRSAAALELWRDKLAGSVVAIGNAPTALFRLLEMLAEGAGVPAAIIGVPVGFVGAAESKEELVKRAPAPYLVVHGRRGGSAMAVSAVNALASEVE from the coding sequence GTGATCGACTACATCCGCGACGGGGCGGAGATCTACCGCCACTCGTTCGCCACGATCCGCGAGGAGGCCGACCTGGCGATCCTGCCGGAGGACCTCGAGCCGGTCGCGGTCCGCATGATCCACTCGTGCGGGATGGTCGACCTGGTCGACGACCTGGCCTACTCGCTGGACCTGGTCGACTCGGCGCGGGCCGCGCTGCGCGACGGCGCGCCGGTGCTGTGCGACGCGCAGATGATCGCCAGCGGCGTGACCCAGAAGCGGCTGCCCGCGTCGAACGAGATCCTGTGCACGCTCTCCGACGAGCGCGTGCCGGCGCTGGCCGAGCGGATGGGCACGACGCGGTCGGCGGCGGCGCTGGAACTGTGGCGGGACAAGCTGGCCGGCTCGGTGGTGGCGATCGGCAACGCGCCGACCGCGCTGTTCCGGCTGCTGGAGATGCTGGCGGAGGGCGCCGGGGTGCCGGCCGCGATCATCGGGGTGCCGGTCGGGTTCGTCGGCGCCGCCGAGTCCAAGGAGGAACTGGTCAAGCGCGCGCCCGCGCCGTACCTGGTGGTGCACGGGCGGCGCGGTGGCAGTGCCATGGCCGTGTCCGCGGTCAACGCGCTCGCGAGCGAGGTCGAATGA
- a CDS encoding cobalt-precorrin-5B (C(1))-methyltransferase, with amino-acid sequence MRYGWTTGACATAATTAAYTALLTGEFPDPVEVHLPQGRRPAFALATERLDAGSATAGVIKDAGDDPDVTHGALILSTVSRGEPGSGVAFRAGAGVGTVTLPGLPLPVGEPAINPVPRRLMTEAVQRVAAEFGDAGDVVVEISVPEGEELARRTWNPRLGIVGGLSILGTTGVVVPYSCSAWIDSIRRGVDVARALGHAHVAGATGSTSERVVAERYGLPETALLDMGDFAGAVLKYVKRHPVPRLTIAGGFAKMSKLAAGHLDLHSKRSQVDLALLASLAPGELAAQIREANTALHALQLSQAAGFPIGDAVAGRARSFAASVVDPAPVAVDVLVIDRAGTVVGVSGA; translated from the coding sequence ATGAGGTACGGGTGGACCACCGGAGCGTGTGCGACCGCGGCCACGACGGCCGCGTACACGGCGCTGCTCACCGGCGAGTTCCCCGATCCGGTCGAGGTGCACCTGCCGCAGGGCCGCCGACCCGCGTTCGCGCTGGCCACCGAGCGGCTGGACGCCGGTTCGGCCACAGCCGGGGTGATCAAGGACGCCGGGGACGATCCGGACGTGACGCACGGCGCCCTGATCCTGTCGACGGTCAGCCGGGGTGAGCCGGGGAGCGGGGTGGCGTTCCGGGCGGGCGCCGGGGTCGGCACGGTGACGTTGCCCGGATTGCCGCTGCCGGTGGGGGAGCCGGCGATCAACCCGGTGCCGCGGAGGTTGATGACCGAGGCGGTGCAGCGGGTCGCCGCCGAGTTCGGCGACGCCGGTGACGTCGTGGTGGAGATCTCGGTTCCCGAGGGCGAGGAGCTGGCGCGGCGGACGTGGAACCCGCGGCTGGGCATCGTCGGCGGGCTGTCCATCCTGGGCACGACCGGTGTGGTGGTGCCGTATTCGTGCTCGGCGTGGATCGACAGCATCCGGCGCGGGGTCGACGTGGCGCGGGCGCTGGGACACGCGCACGTGGCGGGCGCGACCGGGAGCACGTCGGAGCGCGTGGTGGCCGAGCGGTACGGGCTGCCCGAGACGGCGTTGCTGGACATGGGCGACTTCGCGGGCGCGGTGCTGAAGTACGTGAAGCGCCACCCGGTGCCGCGGCTGACGATCGCGGGCGGGTTCGCGAAGATGTCGAAGCTCGCGGCCGGGCACCTGGACCTGCACTCGAAGCGCTCGCAGGTGGATCTGGCCCTGCTCGCGTCGCTGGCTCCGGGTGAGCTGGCGGCACAGATCCGGGAGGCGAACACGGCGCTGCACGCGCTGCAGCTGTCGCAGGCCGCGGGGTTCCCGATCGGCGACGCGGTGGCCGGCCGGGCCCGGTCGTTCGCGGCGTCGGTCGTGGACCCGGCGCCGGTCGCGGTGGACGTGCTGGTGATCGACCGCGCGGGAACCGTGGTCGGCGTCAGCGGGGCCTGA
- a CDS encoding arabinosyltransferase domain-containing protein, with amino-acid sequence MASRTPTVAPDEVTGPDQPGTSESTSSGRPRTFLWRLLAVVLGLLAAACAVAFPLLPVVQDTAKIVWPAGSDTRSVNAPLVGYWAQDLEVDVPCATVQSLDARSAGAGLVFSTVPPARAGNGAGMQLNVENGVLTATSRGQQVARQPLPATGCDLRVSSTATHTTLSVAGTPVYDSGGDVRPRVLGIYTDISSSRDPIAGLSVGITPDTRYQSSPTGLKVAVGVFGVLSLLGCLIAVNRLDAGAARRAPRWAPIGWWKLTKRDVTVFGVLGAWVFIGPVTSDDGYILTMARVADQVGYLTNYHRWFGVAEAPFGWNDHIYELMATVSTVPPWIRLPSFLLGVLSWLLISREVLPRLGKEVRISRAAGWAAAVVFLVWWLPFNNGVRPEPWAALGSLIALCAVERALVTRRLLPLCLGLIGAAFALAATPTALIAVAPFLVAARPLFHLLRSRARESGWLTVLAPIAAAGFIVLIVVFADQTFATVMEATRLRGLVGPNKSWYEELSRYELLFENSADGALTRRFPVLLLILCTGTCLVVLLRRGRIQGAALGPSRRLIGTVALFFLLLALTPTKWTHHFGAFAGVGAAMAALTALATSSTVLRSRRNRAAFTAGLLVVAALAATGPNAYWFVSSLGVPWWDKAPSIKGYHLSTALLIAALVAAVFAFVENVRAQRPGAPPPVQERRGRGLRLGAVSLVVVCGAVVVFEVASMAKSIQKQMSTGSYSLAAANVQHLFGSSCNLSDHVMVEQDPVSSMLKPVSAVTVPSATQPENPALPLPADEGNEKTSSGFHTDSAGDSDPLNSPPHGFTTATVPMWSSYHEGSATGRLRTDWYGLPDQHAGAQVTIAAAAPPGKATSVALEFGRDTPAGVEVVKSTTVLAPNVGTGASADETKWADERVDIGNLPADVNRVRVVVKDDDITADGWVAVSAPRVPTFTTLTQRVGSAPVYMDWPAAFVYPCMNPVASHDGISQIPAYRITAGDLAAEAGVADNIGGGPNGWIEELAAQPEVPSYLEGDQSGRSWGRLLQIEPYSDGVAPQVEHGTETMWGWQSPGPGPQQPNGSTPTR; translated from the coding sequence ATGGCCAGCAGGACACCTACTGTCGCGCCGGATGAGGTGACCGGCCCGGACCAGCCGGGCACGTCGGAGAGCACCTCCTCGGGCCGACCGCGCACGTTCTTGTGGCGGCTGCTCGCCGTCGTTCTGGGTCTGCTCGCGGCCGCCTGCGCGGTCGCGTTCCCGCTGCTGCCGGTCGTGCAGGACACGGCGAAGATCGTGTGGCCCGCCGGCAGCGACACCCGCTCCGTGAACGCCCCGCTGGTCGGGTACTGGGCGCAGGACCTGGAGGTCGACGTCCCGTGCGCGACCGTCCAGTCGCTCGACGCGCGCAGCGCCGGCGCCGGCCTGGTGTTCTCCACCGTGCCGCCGGCCCGCGCGGGCAACGGCGCCGGGATGCAGCTGAACGTCGAGAACGGCGTGCTCACCGCCACCAGCCGGGGCCAGCAGGTCGCGCGCCAGCCGCTGCCCGCCACCGGCTGCGACCTCCGGGTGAGTTCGACCGCGACGCACACCACCCTGTCGGTCGCCGGCACCCCGGTCTACGACTCCGGCGGTGACGTCCGGCCGCGCGTGCTGGGCATCTACACCGACATCTCGTCCTCGCGCGACCCGATCGCGGGCCTGTCCGTCGGCATCACCCCGGACACCCGCTACCAGTCCTCGCCCACCGGTCTGAAGGTCGCCGTCGGGGTGTTCGGCGTGCTGTCGCTGCTCGGCTGCCTGATCGCGGTCAACCGGCTGGACGCCGGTGCCGCGCGCCGGGCGCCGCGGTGGGCGCCGATCGGCTGGTGGAAGCTCACCAAGCGGGACGTGACCGTCTTCGGCGTGCTCGGCGCGTGGGTGTTCATCGGGCCGGTGACCTCGGACGACGGCTACATCCTCACCATGGCCAGAGTCGCCGACCAGGTCGGGTACCTGACCAACTACCACCGGTGGTTCGGCGTGGCCGAGGCGCCGTTCGGGTGGAACGACCACATCTACGAGCTGATGGCCACGGTGTCCACGGTGCCGCCGTGGATCCGGCTGCCGTCGTTCCTGCTCGGCGTGCTGAGCTGGCTGCTGATCAGCCGTGAGGTGCTGCCCCGGCTGGGCAAGGAGGTCCGGATCAGCCGGGCCGCGGGCTGGGCCGCGGCGGTGGTGTTCCTGGTGTGGTGGCTGCCGTTCAACAACGGTGTCCGCCCCGAGCCGTGGGCCGCGCTGGGTTCGCTGATCGCGCTGTGCGCGGTGGAACGGGCGCTGGTCACGCGGCGGCTGCTGCCGCTGTGCCTGGGCCTGATCGGGGCCGCGTTCGCGCTGGCCGCCACGCCGACGGCGCTGATCGCGGTGGCGCCGTTCCTGGTCGCCGCGCGGCCGCTGTTCCACCTGCTGCGCAGCCGCGCCCGCGAGTCGGGGTGGCTGACGGTGCTGGCGCCGATCGCCGCGGCCGGGTTCATCGTGCTGATCGTCGTGTTCGCCGACCAGACCTTCGCCACGGTCATGGAGGCGACCCGCCTGCGCGGCCTGGTCGGCCCGAACAAGTCGTGGTACGAGGAGCTGTCCCGCTACGAGCTGCTGTTCGAGAACAGCGCCGACGGCGCGCTGACCCGCCGGTTCCCGGTGCTGCTGCTGATCCTGTGCACCGGCACCTGCCTGGTGGTGCTGCTGCGCCGCGGCCGCATCCAGGGCGCCGCGCTCGGCCCCTCGCGACGGCTGATCGGCACGGTGGCGCTGTTCTTCCTGCTGCTGGCCCTGACCCCGACGAAGTGGACGCACCACTTCGGCGCGTTCGCCGGTGTGGGCGCGGCGATGGCGGCGTTGACCGCTCTGGCGACGAGTTCGACGGTGCTGCGCTCGCGGCGCAACCGCGCGGCGTTCACCGCCGGTCTGCTGGTGGTGGCCGCGCTGGCGGCGACGGGCCCGAACGCGTACTGGTTCGTGTCCAGCCTCGGTGTGCCGTGGTGGGACAAGGCCCCGTCGATCAAGGGCTACCACCTGTCCACGGCGCTGCTGATCGCCGCGCTGGTGGCGGCCGTGTTCGCGTTCGTGGAGAACGTGCGGGCTCAGCGGCCGGGCGCGCCGCCGCCGGTGCAGGAGCGGCGTGGCCGCGGGCTGCGGCTGGGCGCCGTGTCGCTGGTCGTGGTGTGCGGCGCGGTCGTGGTGTTCGAGGTCGCCAGCATGGCGAAGTCGATCCAGAAGCAGATGTCGACGGGCAGCTACAGCCTCGCCGCGGCGAACGTGCAGCACCTGTTCGGGTCGAGCTGCAACCTGTCCGACCACGTGATGGTGGAGCAGGATCCGGTGTCGAGCATGCTCAAACCGGTGTCCGCGGTCACGGTTCCGTCGGCGACGCAGCCGGAGAACCCGGCGCTGCCGCTGCCCGCGGACGAGGGCAACGAGAAGACGTCGAGCGGGTTCCACACCGACAGCGCCGGCGACAGCGACCCGCTGAACTCGCCGCCGCACGGGTTCACCACCGCCACGGTGCCGATGTGGAGCAGCTACCACGAGGGCTCGGCGACCGGACGGCTGCGCACGGACTGGTACGGGCTGCCCGACCAGCACGCGGGTGCGCAGGTGACGATCGCCGCCGCCGCGCCGCCGGGCAAGGCGACGAGCGTGGCGCTGGAGTTCGGCCGCGACACCCCCGCGGGGGTCGAGGTGGTCAAGTCGACGACCGTGCTGGCCCCGAACGTGGGCACCGGGGCGTCCGCGGACGAGACGAAGTGGGCCGACGAGCGCGTCGACATCGGCAACCTGCCCGCGGACGTGAACCGGGTGCGCGTGGTGGTCAAGGACGACGACATCACGGCCGACGGCTGGGTCGCGGTGAGCGCCCCCCGCGTGCCGACGTTCACCACGCTGACCCAGCGGGTCGGCAGCGCGCCGGTCTACATGGACTGGCCCGCGGCGTTCGTCTACCCGTGCATGAACCCGGTCGCCTCGCACGACGGCATCTCGCAGATCCCGGCGTACCGGATCACCGCGGGTGACCTCGCGGCGGAGGCCGGGGTGGCGGACAACATCGGCGGCGGGCCGAACGGGTGGATCGAAGAGCTGGCCGCCCAGCCCGAGGTGCCGAGCTACCTGGAGGGCGACCAATCCGGTAGGTCCTGGGGACGGCTGCTGCAGATCGAGCCCTACAGCGACGGGGTGGCGCCGCAGGTGGAGCACGGAACCGAAACGATGTGGGGCTGGCAAAGCCCCGGCCCCGGTCCCCAGCAACCGAACGGCTCCACTCCGACCCGCTGA
- a CDS encoding cobalt-precorrin-6A reductase, translating into MLGGTGEARALAAGLVARGVAVTSSLAGRVANPRLPVGEVRIGGFGGPDGLARWLTEHGTLAVVDATHPFAERIGASAAEAARTTGTPLLRLQRPGWRQGPGDDWHWVDTLDEAAALVDTLGDRIFLTSGRQGLSAFARCTRPWFLARCVDPPEPPLPPRLEVLLDRGPYTVEGETALLRDHRIDVLVTKDSGGDMTTAKLTAARRRGVPVVVVRRPPRPPAHTVADVGAALDWVWAILEP; encoded by the coding sequence GTGCTCGGAGGCACCGGCGAGGCCCGCGCGCTCGCCGCCGGGCTCGTGGCCCGCGGTGTCGCGGTCACGTCCTCGCTGGCCGGACGGGTCGCCAACCCGCGCCTGCCCGTCGGCGAGGTGCGGATCGGCGGCTTCGGCGGCCCGGACGGGCTGGCCCGCTGGCTCACCGAGCACGGCACCCTCGCCGTGGTGGACGCCACACACCCGTTCGCCGAACGCATCGGCGCCTCGGCGGCCGAAGCCGCCCGCACGACCGGCACCCCCCTGCTCCGGCTGCAACGACCCGGCTGGCGTCAGGGCCCCGGCGACGACTGGCACTGGGTCGACACCCTCGACGAGGCCGCCGCGCTCGTGGACACCCTCGGCGACCGGATCTTCCTCACCAGCGGCCGGCAGGGCCTGTCCGCCTTCGCGCGCTGCACCCGGCCGTGGTTCCTGGCCCGCTGCGTCGACCCGCCGGAGCCGCCGCTGCCACCGCGCCTGGAGGTCCTGCTCGACCGCGGCCCGTACACCGTCGAGGGGGAAACGGCGCTGCTGCGCGATCACCGCATCGACGTACTCGTCACCAAGGACAGCGGCGGGGACATGACCACCGCGAAACTCACCGCCGCCCGGCGGCGGGGCGTGCCGGTGGTCGTCGTGCGCCGCCCGCCGCGTCCGCCGGCTCACACCGTGGCCGACGTCGGCGCGGCGCTGGACTGGGTGTGGGCGATCCTGGAGCCATGA